The Miscanthus floridulus cultivar M001 chromosome 7, ASM1932011v1, whole genome shotgun sequence genome includes a region encoding these proteins:
- the LOC136464092 gene encoding uncharacterized protein has protein sequence MHLQAGGAVHLHLLQYFMPQHQPQESATDLEAQESAVYRRSSSSTSPPPATMWEYHQAAHAAALQTTSSPASSFPSWSPYAGTTAALLGASSAFATDAGSSPPGMRLPPAGEHGGHAWSQHGEQSNITCYKENFLDLLASKNVTQEMFEDVPAGHYAAAQALSGRFGAGSDVAPVKYEVSAGSPLFFGSSTGMHQGMDMVGCTPRYTYAADHHQMKEGGSNQQQELDAAPAMASFLQQLSSNASVGMHASLDYSGTGGLDKICQESRALETSPFGMRSLPDLSSFGGYSRSTAESTSSAQPYLRSSNLAESSKQEPDIVSARSSSSGSGVASDRKKRASEERTSTVKKSKQEGSKPSPPKQQLPKVKIGEKITALQQIVSPFGKTDTASVLFETIKYIKFLHEQVQLLSEPYTNSSRSKVQIEVPDASVVIREDCRIILTHTSCCRLYLGNHLPCGDHVAAAETSKGDEAEHDLRDRGLCLVPVSWTPEVYRDGTAMDYWTPAYMGRLYR, from the exons ATGCACCTGCAGGCAGGCGGCGCCGtgcacctccacctcctccagtATTTCATGCCCCAGCACCAACCGCAGGAATCGGCCACCGACCTAGAGGCGCAGGAGTCGGCCGTGTACAGGCGCAGCTCATCGTCCACTTCGCCGCCGCCGGCTACCATGTGGGAGTATCACCAGGCGGCGCATGCGGCGGCCTTGCAGACGACCTCGTCGCCCGCGTCTTCTTTCCCTTCCTGGAGCCCCTACGCCGGGACTACGGCGGCGCTCCTCGGCGCCAGCTCGGCCTTCGCCACCGACGCCGGCTCGTCGCCACCCGGCATGCGCCTTCCACCAGCTGGGGAGCACGGCGGCCATGCATGGAGCCAGCACGGCGAACA AAGCAACATCACATGCTACAAGGAGAACTTCCTCGATCTGCTCGCGTCGAAGAACGTGACGCAGGAGATGTTCGAGGACGTTCCCGCCGGTCACTACGCGGCCGCGCAGGCGCTGTCAGGAAGATTCGGGGCAGGCTCTGATGTTGCACCGGTCAAGTACGAGGTCAGCGCCGGCTCGCCGCTGTTCTTCGGGAGTTCTACTGGTATGCACCAGGGGATGGACATGGTGGGTTGCACGCCACGGTACACCTACGCCGCCGACCACCATCAGATGAAGGAAGGCGGCAGCAACCAGCAGCAAGAACTTGATGCGGCCCCGGCCATGGCTTCCTTTCTTCAGCAACTGAGTTCAAATGCTAGTGTTGGCATGCATGCTAGCTTGGACTATTCAGGCACAGGAGGACTTGACAAGATTTGCCAGGAGAGTCGAGCATTGGAAACTAGCCCTTTTGGCATGAGGAGCTTGCCGGATCTCAGTTCTTTCGGTGGCTACAGCAGATCAACCGCAGAATCGACATCGTCAGCACAACCATACCTGAGATCCAGCAATCTCGCTGAAAGCAGTAAACAAGAGCCGGATATTGTGTCG GCaaggagcagcagcagtggcagtgGAGTGGCGAGTGATCGAAAGAAGCGGGCGTCCGAGGAAAGGACGAGCACCGTGAAGAAGTCTAAGCAAGAGGGCTCTAAACCATCTCCTCCCAAG CAACAACTGCCTAAAGTGAAGATAGGAGAGAAGATAACAGCATTGCAACAGATCGTTTCACCATTTGGGAAG ACTGATACAGCATCAGTGCTGTTTGAAACGATCAAGTACATCAAGTTTCTGCATGAACAAGTACAG TTACTCAGCGAGCCGTACACGAATTCGAGCAGGAGCAAGGTACAGATCGAGGTTCCAGATGCCTCCGTCGTTATCCGAGAGGATTGCAGAATCATTCTCACTCACACCAGCTGTTGCCGCTTGTATCTGGGTAACCACCTTCCATGCGGAGATCATGTTGCTGCAGCAGAGACGAGCAAGGGAGATGAGGCAGAGCACGACCTGAGGGACAGAGGGCTCTGCTTGGTCCCTGTCTCGTGGACCCCTGAAGTCTACCGGGACGGCACTGCCATGGACTACTGGACGCCAGCGTACATGGGCCGCCTGTACCGATGA